The Sphingobacteriales bacterium nucleotide sequence CTTTTATAAATAAAAACACAAGTGTAAGTACTATACTAAAAACCGTAGATATACTACTCAGTTTTTCTCTTTCTGCATGGTAGTTTTGTGCTTTTTTATATTTTTCAACATCATACACATCATCTAAAATAGTTGGAATAGGTTGTAGCCAAGATTTGCTATTTCTTTTGTCTAAAATAAAATCAATAATAGCCTCAATGGCAATGATTGTAATAATTATCCAAAAAAGAATGTTGTATCCAGATGTAATCATAGTGCAAATCTAATATAATTGTGTTTTTTTTACCATTTAATATTTTGAAGTTTAATTTGATTTTACATAAAATAACTATATTTGCGGAAAATAAAATTTAATTTCAAATGGGAAAAGGCGATAAAAGAACAAAAAGAGGAAAAATAGTTAATGGTAGCTTTGGTAATTCACGTCCTCATAAAGTAAAAAAACAAAAAGAAGAAGCAAAAAAAGACTAAATAGTTTTTTTGTTTATATATTGAATTTTAGGTATGCAAGATTCGATAGACAAGCCAGTTCGGATTGCCATGGTTTTGGATACATATGATGACGCCAGAAATGGTGCTGTGATATCT carries:
- a CDS encoding 30S ribosomal protein THX, whose protein sequence is MGKGDKRTKRGKIVNGSFGNSRPHKVKKQKEEAKKD